One window from the genome of Cytophagia bacterium CHB2 encodes:
- a CDS encoding DUF4159 domain-containing protein has translation MSGDWDVDQRMPSNLLNSLIEYTTVEVDPHEKIVSLADPEMLYAPFCYLSGHKLVQFAQREADHFEKYVRHGGFVFVDDCNHDIDGLFAQSFETQMAEIFGKEALQKIPNDHELYHAFFDFNNGPPTTSFELNGWGDDLVHDYLKAIIIDNRIAVLYSNKDYGCEWDYDFRNKRWLAEDNTKFGVNIVMYAMAA, from the coding sequence ATGTCCGGGGATTGGGATGTTGATCAACGCATGCCCTCCAATCTGCTCAACTCGTTGATTGAGTACACCACCGTCGAGGTTGATCCCCACGAAAAAATCGTTTCGCTCGCCGATCCGGAAATGCTGTACGCGCCTTTTTGTTATCTCTCCGGTCACAAACTCGTGCAATTTGCGCAACGGGAGGCGGATCATTTTGAGAAATATGTGCGTCACGGCGGCTTTGTTTTCGTCGATGACTGCAATCATGACATTGACGGATTATTTGCGCAATCCTTTGAAACCCAAATGGCGGAGATTTTTGGCAAGGAGGCGCTGCAAAAAATACCGAATGATCATGAACTCTATCATGCGTTTTTTGATTTTAATAATGGCCCGCCAACCACCTCGTTCGAGTTGAACGGCTGGGGCGATGATCTTGTGCATGACTATCTCAAAGCCATCATCATCGACAACAGGATTGCTGTGTTGTACAGCAATAAAGATTACGGCTGTGAATGGGATTATGATTTTCGCAACAAGCGTTGGCTGGCGGAGGACAATACGAAATTCGGCGTGAATATTGTGATGTATGCGATGGCTGCTTGA
- a CDS encoding HPr kinase/phosphorylase yields the protein MENLTVGTLYNETHTRLLLEIVNGTYSFRRVVKDADLHRPGLALSGFTKVFTYDRVQILGNTELRYLDEMTPHERMKTLKPVLNFDIPCLIVTDDNRPPHEMVELANKRGITIFRTSLKTTKLTHLLGEYLDEKFAPKITVHGSLVDVYGIGVLFTGRSGIGKSEIALDLVERGHRLVADDVVQISRKAAGILIGQGTELLQHHMEIRGLGIIDVRSIFGIRSIRAQKRIEVEVHLEEWDSKEDYERIGIDEQKTTILEVEMPYVKLPIFPGKNITVIAEVIALNQLLKIAGHHMAREFNEKLVRKIQERSEDHIELEKYLQRDFE from the coding sequence ATGGAAAATCTCACCGTCGGTACCCTTTACAACGAAACACACACACGGTTATTGCTCGAGATTGTCAACGGTACGTACAGTTTTCGGCGTGTCGTCAAAGACGCCGATTTGCACCGCCCCGGACTGGCGCTTTCCGGTTTCACCAAAGTTTTTACCTATGATCGCGTGCAAATTCTCGGCAATACGGAGTTGCGCTATTTGGACGAGATGACGCCGCACGAACGGATGAAGACTCTCAAGCCCGTGTTGAATTTCGATATCCCGTGTCTCATCGTTACCGATGATAACCGCCCGCCTCACGAGATGGTGGAATTGGCGAACAAGCGCGGCATTACGATTTTTCGCACCTCGCTCAAGACCACCAAGCTGACGCATTTGCTGGGCGAATATCTTGATGAAAAGTTCGCGCCCAAAATTACAGTGCATGGCTCGCTCGTTGACGTCTATGGCATCGGCGTGCTCTTCACGGGACGCAGCGGCATCGGCAAAAGCGAAATTGCGCTGGATCTTGTTGAACGCGGCCATCGTCTGGTCGCAGATGACGTCGTGCAAATCAGCCGCAAAGCCGCCGGCATTCTGATTGGGCAGGGCACGGAACTGCTGCAGCATCACATGGAAATCCGCGGCCTTGGCATTATCGACGTGCGCAGCATTTTCGGCATTCGCTCGATCCGAGCACAGAAGCGTATCGAGGTCGAAGTGCATCTGGAAGAGTGGGATAGCAAAGAAGATTATGAGCGCATCGGCATTGATGAACAAAAAACTACCATTTTGGAAGTTGAAATGCCGTATGTCAAATTGCCGATTTTTCCCGGAAAGAACATCACAGTTATTGCGGAAGTCATCGCGCTCAATCAATTGCTCAAAATCGCCGGTCATCATATGGCGCGCGAGTTCAACGAAAAGCTTGTGCGCAAAATTCAGGAGCGGTCGGAAGATCACATTGAATTGGAAAAATATCTGCAGCGCGATTTTGAGTAA
- a CDS encoding L,D-transpeptidase translates to MITSKHTSQNAAEEKNSRPSLHADLAPTDEGVSPLVAAASPPAAPASTLRVILYGFLTGLVLSIIILFTAPTLREWVFAILPESQFSLETRTMDIARLKREIQQAERRLSSLQRKMNALIPRQPYLIVNSSGNRIYVMSGNKLIHEGLCSTGSYVLLKAQDDRQWIFSTPRGMFRIQGKIKNPVWRMPDWAFIEEGRPVPPPNSPERFEAGVLGDYALSFGNGYLVHGTLYQRLLGMPVTHGCVRLGDEDLRIVYQNLELGSKVFIY, encoded by the coding sequence ATGATAACGTCTAAGCACACTTCGCAGAACGCTGCTGAAGAAAAAAACAGCCGCCCAAGCCTTCACGCCGATTTGGCGCCAACCGATGAGGGCGTGTCTCCATTGGTTGCTGCGGCCTCGCCGCCTGCCGCGCCAGCTTCTACGTTGCGCGTGATTCTTTATGGCTTCCTCACCGGGCTTGTGCTCTCGATCATCATTCTTTTCACGGCGCCAACGTTGCGTGAATGGGTCTTCGCCATCCTGCCGGAGTCGCAATTTTCGCTGGAAACGCGCACGATGGATATTGCAAGACTCAAACGAGAAATTCAGCAAGCGGAAAGACGGCTCAGCAGTTTGCAGAGAAAAATGAATGCGCTGATTCCGCGCCAGCCGTATCTCATTGTCAACTCTTCCGGCAATCGCATTTATGTGATGTCCGGAAACAAATTGATTCACGAAGGCCTGTGCTCCACCGGCAGCTATGTCTTGCTGAAAGCGCAAGACGATCGCCAGTGGATTTTCTCGACCCCGCGTGGCATGTTTCGCATTCAAGGCAAGATTAAAAACCCGGTCTGGCGTATGCCGGATTGGGCCTTTATTGAGGAAGGCCGGCCCGTGCCTCCGCCCAACTCACCGGAGCGCTTTGAAGCGGGCGTGCTCGGCGATTACGCGCTATCTTTTGGCAACGGTTATTTGGTGCATGGCACACTTTATCAGCGCCTGCTCGGTATGCCGGTCACCCATGGCTGCGTGCGTTTAGGCGACGAAGATCTGCGCATTGTCTATCAAAATTTGGAACTGGGATCGAAAGTTTTTATCTACTGA
- a CDS encoding glycoside hydrolase family 13 protein, with protein YKIFPERFRNGDPKNDPTINDIEGAYPHDTSSPWQIHPWAADWYELQPYERKNGKDIWFNLQRRRYGGDLQGILDKLDYLQKLGINAIYLTPVFESPSMHKYDAATYHHIDPNFGPAPEWDRKIIASETGHDPTTWKWTSADRLMLHLINEVHRRGMRIIFDGVFNHIGLNHWAFRDVAQRQQASRYRDWFKILSWQNAKTGESFQYQGWWSLKELPEWRQDENGIVTGPRDYIFAITKRWMDPNNDGDPGDGIDGWRLDVAACVHHQFWKRWREHVKSINPEAYLTGELIDPIAELQPYLQGDEFDAVMNYNFTFACSEYFMNERTRIPAGEFDRRLRELREAFPRDVAFVMQNLLDSHDTDRFVSRIINRDKRSMRDWMDYYKWSCGNGADYDGRKPNAAERQVQKLLALFQMTYLGAPMIYYGTEAGMWGANDPSCRKPMVWEDLDYAEAGYLPNGEQRAHPETVAFDQDLFEHYRKLIRVRNTHPALQVGNYHTLLADDARDLLAFSRSHENENMVVVVNNSGADQRVIVPALQNSVYGDLLEDNHRFASNSEQLEVDLKAKSGRILIRRG; from the coding sequence GTATAAAATTTTTCCCGAACGGTTTCGCAATGGCGATCCCAAGAATGATCCAACCATAAACGATATTGAAGGCGCATATCCGCATGACACCTCTTCGCCGTGGCAAATTCATCCCTGGGCCGCGGATTGGTATGAGCTGCAACCGTATGAACGCAAAAATGGAAAAGATATTTGGTTCAATTTACAGCGCCGGCGTTACGGCGGCGATTTGCAGGGCATACTGGATAAACTCGATTACTTGCAGAAGCTCGGCATCAATGCGATCTATTTAACGCCGGTCTTTGAATCGCCTTCCATGCACAAATACGACGCCGCCACGTATCATCACATTGATCCGAATTTTGGCCCGGCTCCGGAATGGGACCGCAAGATCATTGCAAGCGAAACCGGCCATGACCCGACGACCTGGAAATGGACGTCCGCGGACCGCTTGATGCTGCATCTGATCAACGAAGTGCATCGCCGCGGCATGCGCATCATTTTCGACGGCGTGTTTAATCACATTGGCTTGAATCATTGGGCATTTCGCGATGTGGCGCAGCGCCAGCAGGCTTCCCGTTATCGCGATTGGTTCAAAATACTCTCATGGCAGAACGCCAAAACCGGCGAGAGTTTCCAGTATCAAGGCTGGTGGTCATTGAAAGAGTTGCCGGAATGGCGGCAGGATGAAAACGGCATCGTTACCGGGCCGCGCGACTATATTTTCGCTATCACCAAGCGCTGGATGGATCCCAACAACGACGGCGATCCCGGCGACGGCATTGACGGCTGGCGGCTCGATGTTGCCGCGTGTGTGCATCATCAGTTTTGGAAACGCTGGCGCGAGCACGTGAAGAGCATCAATCCGGAGGCTTATCTCACGGGTGAATTGATCGATCCGATTGCTGAATTGCAGCCCTACCTGCAAGGCGATGAATTCGACGCCGTGATGAATTACAACTTCACATTTGCCTGTTCAGAATATTTTATGAATGAACGCACGCGCATACCGGCAGGCGAATTCGACCGGCGCTTGCGCGAGTTGCGCGAGGCGTTTCCGCGCGACGTGGCTTTTGTCATGCAAAATCTGCTCGACAGCCATGATACCGATCGTTTTGTCTCACGCATTATCAACCGCGACAAGAGATCGATGCGTGACTGGATGGACTATTACAAATGGTCATGCGGCAACGGCGCCGACTATGACGGGCGCAAGCCGAATGCGGCAGAACGCCAAGTGCAAAAGCTGCTCGCGCTGTTTCAAATGACGTACCTCGGCGCGCCGATGATTTATTATGGCACGGAAGCCGGCATGTGGGGCGCGAATGATCCCAGTTGCCGCAAGCCGATGGTGTGGGAGGATCTGGACTACGCCGAGGCCGGCTACTTGCCAAACGGCGAACAGCGCGCACATCCCGAAACGGTTGCATTCGATCAGGATCTTTTTGAGCATTATCGCAAGCTCATTCGTGTGCGCAACACCCATCCGGCGCTGCAGGTCGGCAATTATCATACACTGCTCGCGGATGATGCGCGCGATCTGCTGGCTTTTTCACGATCACATGAAAATGAAAATATGGTTGTGGTCGTCAACAACAGCGGCGCAGATCAGCGCGTCATTGTGCCGGCGCTTCAAAACAGCGTTTATGGTGATCTCCTCGAAGATAATCATCGGTTCGCCTCGAATAGTGAGCAGCTCGAAGTCGACTTGAAAGCAAAATCAGGCAGGATATTAATTCGGCGGGGGTGA
- a CDS encoding tyrosine recombinase XerC gives MSLNPRPMKTTSNLPPADHFRQQVDNFLLFLRSERRAAPRTLETREGDLAHFGEFLGEEPDIAKISRAVVRRYLSSLSQAGLAPATINRKLVSVRIFFAFLVREGLMSNNPAANLVSLKEPKRLPKFLPADALLKALRLPNLTQAEGVRDRAILELFYGAGLRRQELVELNIEALDFSNLQIRVLGKRGKERIAPMGRAVRLALLEWLRVRESIKQAADEKALFLNQHGERMSAMQVYQAVRRYLTQVADSDKAHPHVLRHSFATHLLDEGADLMAVKELLGHSSLSTTQVYTHVTAERLKKVYQLAHPRAQAGRAAGAPAAAQQQTTTSRSSGKTLSKEKSS, from the coding sequence ATGAGCTTGAATCCGCGCCCAATGAAGACTACTTCGAACCTGCCGCCGGCTGATCATTTCCGGCAGCAGGTGGATAACTTTTTGCTCTTTCTCCGTTCCGAACGCCGCGCTGCGCCGCGCACGCTTGAAACACGTGAAGGTGATTTGGCTCATTTCGGAGAGTTCCTGGGTGAAGAGCCTGATATTGCCAAAATTTCACGCGCTGTGGTCAGGCGATATTTAAGTTCGCTTTCACAAGCCGGACTGGCGCCGGCAACGATCAATCGCAAGCTTGTAAGTGTGAGGATTTTTTTTGCTTTTTTGGTGCGCGAAGGCCTGATGTCGAACAATCCGGCGGCGAATCTTGTTTCATTAAAGGAGCCAAAGCGCTTGCCGAAATTTCTGCCGGCAGATGCCCTGCTCAAAGCGTTGCGCCTGCCGAATCTCACACAAGCAGAAGGCGTGCGCGATCGCGCAATTTTGGAGTTGTTTTATGGCGCGGGTTTGCGCCGGCAGGAATTGGTCGAGCTTAATATCGAAGCGCTTGATTTCTCAAATTTGCAGATACGTGTGTTGGGCAAACGCGGGAAAGAACGAATTGCGCCGATGGGCCGCGCTGTAAGACTGGCGTTGCTCGAATGGCTGCGGGTGCGGGAGTCCATAAAACAAGCAGCGGATGAAAAAGCGCTTTTTCTCAATCAGCACGGTGAGCGCATGTCCGCAATGCAAGTTTATCAAGCCGTGCGGCGCTATCTTACACAAGTTGCCGATAGCGACAAGGCGCACCCACACGTGTTGCGGCACAGCTTTGCGACGCATTTGCTCGACGAAGGCGCGGATTTGATGGCGGTGAAAGAATTGTTGGGGCACAGCAGTCTGAGCACGACGCAAGTGTACACCCACGTCACAGCAGAACGCTTAAAAAAAGTTTATCAATTGGCGCATCCGCGCGCGCAGGCGGGAAGAGCAGCGGGGGCGCCTGCAGCCGCGCAGCAGCAAACCACAACAAGCCGGAGCAGCGGCAAAACTCTTTCCAAAGAAAAGTCGTCTTAA
- the raiA gene encoding ribosome-associated translation inhibitor RaiA codes for MCCFCLHSPFNRMTGQINQSMLGGLYSPRTPIFKEAAMKLHITARHFTAPEPLKAFARQEVARLEKYYDGIIEGEVILSWEKQTQVAEVLLKVYGQRLAATEKSENIRKSITLAVDKLERQVKKYKERLHKRGNGKAEREFDTRRVAAM; via the coding sequence ATGTGCTGTTTTTGCCTGCACTCACCCTTCAACAGGATGACAGGACAGATCAATCAATCCATGCTTGGAGGTCTGTATTCTCCTCGAACCCCTATTTTTAAGGAGGCAGCAATGAAACTCCACATCACGGCCCGCCATTTTACCGCGCCTGAACCTCTGAAAGCATTTGCCCGGCAAGAGGTCGCCCGATTGGAGAAGTATTACGATGGCATCATCGAAGGAGAAGTGATTCTTTCGTGGGAGAAACAAACGCAGGTGGCGGAAGTATTGCTGAAAGTGTATGGTCAACGATTGGCGGCCACGGAGAAGAGCGAGAATATCCGAAAATCGATTACCCTTGCGGTTGACAAGCTTGAACGGCAGGTGAAGAAATATAAAGAACGCCTGCACAAGCGCGGCAATGGCAAAGCAGAACGAGAATTTGACACGCGCAGAGTCGCGGCGATGTAA
- a CDS encoding DUF4398 domain-containing protein: MKAKTLLSSLGIVMLLFVMGCKEPPTQLLADADAAMQAAQTAEANRYAADLFNAAKDSLSAAQAEVEQQNSKFALMRNYDRAAALLNSAVAAFNSAKDAAATNKETVKAEAEALIAQVTTKIEDAKKLMAKAPKGKEGKAALELIQGDINAVESGLSEAQTALTGGDFLTARDKVQAAASKIDSVIGELESAIGKKMGARS, from the coding sequence ATGAAGGCCAAGACTCTTTTGAGTTCTCTCGGCATCGTGATGTTGCTGTTTGTGATGGGCTGCAAAGAACCGCCCACGCAGCTATTGGCAGACGCAGATGCGGCGATGCAAGCGGCGCAAACCGCTGAGGCGAATCGCTACGCCGCGGATTTATTCAACGCCGCGAAAGACTCCTTGAGTGCCGCGCAAGCTGAGGTGGAACAACAGAATTCCAAGTTTGCGCTGATGCGCAACTATGATCGCGCTGCCGCCTTGTTGAACTCGGCTGTTGCCGCATTCAACTCAGCCAAAGATGCCGCTGCCACCAACAAGGAAACCGTGAAAGCGGAAGCGGAAGCCTTGATTGCCCAAGTTACGACCAAAATCGAAGACGCCAAAAAATTGATGGCCAAGGCGCCCAAGGGCAAAGAGGGCAAAGCTGCTCTGGAATTGATTCAGGGCGACATCAATGCCGTGGAATCCGGTTTGAGTGAAGCGCAAACGGCGCTGACCGGCGGTGATTTTCTGACGGCCCGCGACAAAGTGCAAGCCGCGGCGAGCAAAATCGACTCCGTGATCGGCGAATTGGAAAGCGCAATCGGTAAAAAAATGGGTGCACGTAGCTAA
- a CDS encoding ZIP family metal transporter, whose protein sequence is MPLEILVKSLIAGLLASLACGLGALPLLLKHFDLQKHTGLGYGFAGGLMLAASVYNLILPGLQMAQPEMSLSRVAPVLAGILLGSVFLWSSNRYLSEERLSQASWKRWGGRTEILIFLAMSIHSIPEGVAVGVGYASEELYSTHLGSYIALAIGIHNIPEGLAVALPMRATGASIMRCFWAAVLTSLPQPMAALPAAMASWFFQPLMPVLMGFAAGAMMFLILLEIIPDALHDEKPAKIAWAFTYGFCLMLLVQVLL, encoded by the coding sequence ATGCCGCTTGAAATTCTAGTCAAAAGCCTCATTGCCGGCCTGTTGGCGAGCCTGGCCTGCGGCTTGGGCGCGTTGCCCTTGTTGCTCAAGCATTTTGACTTGCAGAAGCACACCGGCCTCGGCTACGGCTTTGCCGGCGGTTTGATGCTTGCCGCTTCGGTTTATAATCTCATTCTGCCGGGCTTGCAAATGGCGCAGCCGGAGATGAGCCTCTCAAGGGTTGCGCCCGTGCTCGCCGGCATCCTGCTCGGGTCGGTATTTTTGTGGAGTTCGAATCGTTATTTGAGTGAAGAACGCCTGAGCCAGGCTTCGTGGAAACGCTGGGGCGGGCGCACGGAAATTCTCATCTTTCTCGCGATGAGTATACACAGCATTCCTGAAGGGGTTGCCGTGGGTGTGGGGTATGCTTCGGAAGAACTTTACTCGACTCATCTGGGTTCCTACATCGCGCTTGCCATTGGCATTCACAATATTCCAGAAGGCCTGGCCGTGGCATTGCCCATGCGCGCCACGGGCGCAAGCATTATGCGTTGTTTCTGGGCTGCGGTGCTCACGAGCCTGCCGCAACCGATGGCGGCGCTGCCGGCCGCCATGGCTTCCTGGTTTTTTCAGCCGCTGATGCCCGTGCTCATGGGGTTCGCTGCGGGCGCCATGATGTTTCTCATACTGCTTGAAATTATTCCTGACGCTCTGCACGATGAAAAGCCCGCAAAAATTGCCTGGGCGTTTACATATGGGTTTTGCTTGATGCTGCTTGTGCAAGTTTTGTTGTAA
- the topA gene encoding type I DNA topoisomerase has translation MAKALVIVESVAKTKTIGKFLGKDFTVKSSVGHIKDLPKQRLAVAVDDGFEPEYITIRGKGKVLTELRKVASDVDKVFIATDPDREGEAIARHLADEIATRNENIFRVRFNEITEKAVKEALHAPMPIDDNLVDAQKARRVVDRLVGYQVSPLLWRTIFRGLSAGRVQSVALRLICEREALIDAFVPEEYWTIAAELKGKKTSPFLANLVKIDDKKPELRSESEAQTIAGELRNQEFKVAEIKKKKVNRQPAPPFTTSTMQQEASKRLGFSAKRIMIIAQQLYEGIELGEEGSVGLITYMRTDSIRVAEEAVQAVRELIARDYGMEYLPKTPPKYKAKAGAQDAHEAIRPTVMKHSPKAIKKFLTEEQFKLYELIWQRFLASQMEAAVYDQTSIDITAGRFLLRVSGSVIVFRGFLQAYDDFRDKDEDEENGENSNVPTALTVGEILALLDLHPEQHFTKPPARYSESSLIKELDALGIGRPSTYAMIISTLTARKYVDKQGRQLAPTELGKTVNKILIRQFPKIFNVEFTAFMEDELDKIETGKKDFSEVVQEFYQPFNRAVTEAEARKDDIKDELQETTDELCPKCNNPLIIRWGRNGRFMACSSYPECKFTRPLDVQEVATGEICENCGKEMVVKVGRYGRFIACSGYPDCKTAKPYPIGMACPKDGGIGQIVERRSKRGKTFYGCSRYPDCDFVTWNKPLKMPCPECGNSYTEERYTQAKGLHIRCPKCKHELESAPNEDYFEPAAG, from the coding sequence CGAGCCGGAATACATCACCATTCGCGGCAAGGGCAAGGTTTTGACCGAATTGCGCAAGGTCGCTTCCGATGTTGATAAAGTTTTTATCGCCACCGACCCGGACCGTGAAGGCGAAGCTATTGCGCGCCATCTCGCGGATGAGATCGCAACGCGCAACGAGAATATTTTTCGCGTGCGCTTCAACGAGATCACCGAAAAGGCCGTGAAAGAAGCGCTGCATGCGCCCATGCCGATCGATGATAATCTCGTGGACGCCCAAAAAGCGCGTCGCGTCGTGGATCGCCTGGTCGGCTATCAAGTCAGCCCGCTGTTGTGGCGTACGATTTTTCGCGGGTTGAGTGCGGGCCGCGTGCAGTCGGTTGCGCTGCGCCTCATTTGCGAGCGCGAAGCTTTGATTGACGCCTTCGTGCCCGAAGAATATTGGACGATTGCCGCCGAGTTGAAAGGCAAGAAAACCTCGCCGTTTCTCGCGAACCTCGTCAAAATCGATGATAAAAAACCGGAATTGCGCAGCGAGAGTGAGGCGCAAACGATTGCCGGCGAGTTGCGCAATCAAGAGTTCAAAGTAGCCGAGATTAAAAAGAAAAAAGTGAACCGGCAGCCGGCCCCGCCGTTCACCACCAGCACGATGCAGCAAGAGGCCTCAAAACGCCTGGGCTTCTCCGCGAAACGCATCATGATCATCGCGCAGCAACTGTACGAAGGCATCGAGCTGGGCGAAGAGGGCAGCGTCGGCTTGATTACGTACATGCGTACGGACTCGATTCGCGTCGCCGAGGAAGCCGTGCAAGCCGTGCGCGAGTTGATCGCGCGCGATTACGGCATGGAATATTTGCCCAAAACCCCGCCCAAATATAAAGCCAAAGCCGGCGCCCAGGATGCGCACGAGGCCATACGCCCGACCGTGATGAAACATTCACCCAAGGCGATCAAGAAATTTCTCACCGAGGAACAATTCAAACTTTATGAATTGATTTGGCAACGTTTCTTAGCCAGCCAGATGGAAGCCGCGGTTTATGATCAAACCTCGATCGACATCACAGCAGGCCGGTTTTTATTGCGTGTATCAGGCTCGGTGATTGTCTTTCGCGGTTTTTTGCAAGCTTATGACGATTTCCGCGATAAAGATGAAGACGAAGAGAACGGCGAAAACTCGAACGTGCCGACCGCGCTCACCGTCGGCGAGATTCTAGCGCTGCTCGATCTTCACCCGGAGCAGCATTTTACCAAGCCGCCGGCGCGATACAGCGAAAGCAGCTTGATCAAGGAACTCGATGCTTTGGGCATCGGCCGCCCGAGCACGTATGCCATGATTATCAGCACGCTGACCGCGCGAAAATACGTGGACAAGCAAGGCCGCCAGCTCGCGCCGACCGAGTTGGGCAAAACCGTCAACAAGATCCTCATCCGGCAATTCCCGAAAATTTTCAATGTCGAGTTCACTGCATTCATGGAAGATGAACTGGATAAAATTGAAACCGGGAAAAAAGATTTTAGCGAAGTCGTGCAGGAGTTTTATCAGCCGTTCAATCGCGCGGTAACAGAAGCAGAAGCGCGCAAAGACGACATCAAAGATGAACTGCAAGAGACGACGGATGAACTTTGCCCAAAATGCAACAATCCTTTGATCATTCGGTGGGGCCGCAATGGCCGCTTTATGGCGTGCAGCAGTTATCCCGAATGCAAATTCACGCGCCCGCTTGATGTGCAAGAGGTCGCGACCGGCGAGATTTGCGAAAACTGCGGCAAAGAGATGGTGGTCAAAGTCGGTCGTTACGGCCGTTTCATCGCGTGCAGCGGTTATCCTGACTGCAAAACGGCGAAACCGTACCCGATCGGGATGGCCTGCCCGAAAGATGGTGGTATTGGGCAAATTGTGGAACGCCGCTCGAAACGCGGCAAAACATTTTATGGGTGCAGCCGCTATCCGGACTGCGATTTTGTGACGTGGAATAAGCCGCTAAAAATGCCATGTCCGGAGTGCGGCAATTCCTACACGGAAGAACGCTATACGCAAGCCAAAGGCCTGCACATTCGCTGCCCCAAGTGCAAACATGAGCTTGAATCCGCGCCCAATGAAGACTACTTCGAACCTGCCGCCGGCTGA